Proteins from a single region of Haloplanus sp. GDY1:
- a CDS encoding electron transfer flavoprotein subunit beta/FixA family protein — MEILTAIKRVPETGSKVTLTADRTAIDTSSLGFTVSPHEECAVEAGVQLVEEHGGAVTALTLGSADATEQLRSAIAMGADHGILLETDERWGPAATADAIAAAADEDGTDFDLLLFGNESADAANHQVGVRVAEALDLPCVTGVKGLDVTDGTAVAEREIPGGTEVYEVALPAVVTVKEGTNEPRYPSMRAKMQARKTEIDRRDPDPRDDGLELVALEVPETDDSPAEILGESPDAAADVVDVLDELEVI, encoded by the coding sequence ATGGAGATACTCACGGCGATCAAACGGGTCCCGGAAACGGGATCGAAGGTGACGCTGACGGCGGATCGAACGGCAATCGACACCAGCTCGCTCGGGTTCACGGTCAGCCCCCACGAGGAGTGTGCCGTCGAGGCGGGCGTCCAGTTGGTCGAGGAGCACGGCGGCGCGGTCACCGCACTCACGCTCGGGAGCGCGGACGCGACCGAACAGCTCCGGTCGGCCATCGCGATGGGTGCCGACCACGGGATCCTGCTCGAAACCGACGAGCGGTGGGGGCCGGCCGCGACGGCCGACGCCATCGCGGCCGCGGCCGACGAGGACGGGACCGACTTCGACCTCCTCCTGTTCGGGAACGAGTCGGCCGACGCCGCGAACCACCAGGTCGGCGTCCGCGTCGCCGAGGCGCTCGATCTCCCCTGTGTCACCGGCGTCAAGGGGCTCGACGTGACCGACGGCACGGCGGTCGCCGAGCGGGAGATTCCCGGCGGAACCGAGGTCTACGAGGTGGCACTCCCGGCCGTCGTGACGGTCAAGGAGGGCACGAACGAGCCGCGCTACCCCTCGATGCGCGCGAAGATGCAGGCCCGGAAGACCGAGATCGACCGCCGCGACCCCGACCCGCGCGATGACGGACTCGAACTGGTGGCACTGGAGGTGCCGGAGACCGACGACAGCCCCGCCGAGATCCTCGGCGAGAGCCCCGACGCCGCGGCCGACGTCGTCGACGTCCTCGACGAACTGGAGGTGATCTGA
- a CDS encoding electron transfer flavoprotein subunit alpha/FixB family protein → MVLVVVEHDGGVIDDASAQALTLARDLAAAVEEPLEAVAFGPEAAGVADDAGAYGAAVVNAVEGDDLDDYAPEAYARAVVQCAEGTGSDAVVAPGTDRGSEVLAHAAAKLDETMAAEVVDVAPDGDGYELTRQRWGGTLLEHARLHADTKVLTVAPNEVSAVPTDDGPADVNPFAPDLEAGDLRVRRTRVEESDVEGVPLSEARVVVAGGRGTDGDFEALEELADRLPDAAVGSSRAAVNEGWRPHDDQIGQTGAKIAPEIYVPCGISGAVQHMVGCKGAENVLAVNTDPDAAIVGKADWAVVADLHEVVPAVTEELERRTE, encoded by the coding sequence ATGGTGCTCGTCGTCGTCGAACACGACGGCGGGGTGATCGACGACGCCTCCGCCCAGGCGCTCACGCTCGCACGCGACCTCGCGGCGGCGGTGGAAGAACCCCTCGAAGCCGTCGCCTTCGGCCCGGAGGCGGCGGGCGTGGCGGACGACGCCGGCGCCTACGGGGCCGCGGTCGTCAACGCCGTCGAGGGCGACGACCTCGACGACTACGCGCCCGAAGCGTACGCCCGAGCCGTCGTCCAGTGTGCCGAGGGGACTGGCAGCGACGCGGTCGTCGCCCCCGGCACCGACCGGGGGTCGGAGGTCCTCGCCCACGCGGCCGCGAAACTCGACGAGACGATGGCCGCGGAGGTCGTCGACGTCGCCCCCGACGGCGACGGCTACGAACTCACACGCCAGCGCTGGGGCGGGACGCTCCTCGAACACGCGCGACTCCACGCCGACACGAAGGTACTGACCGTCGCGCCGAACGAGGTGTCGGCGGTCCCGACCGACGACGGCCCGGCCGACGTGAACCCGTTCGCGCCGGACCTCGAAGCGGGCGACCTCCGCGTCCGCCGCACGCGCGTCGAGGAGTCGGACGTCGAGGGCGTCCCGCTGAGCGAGGCCCGCGTCGTCGTCGCCGGTGGTCGCGGCACCGACGGCGACTTCGAGGCGCTCGAGGAACTCGCGGACCGGCTCCCCGACGCCGCGGTCGGCTCCTCCCGCGCCGCGGTCAACGAGGGGTGGCGGCCACACGACGACCAGATCGGCCAGACCGGAGCCAAGATCGCCCCGGAGATCTACGTTCCCTGTGGCATCAGCGGCGCCGTCCAGCACATGGTCGGCTGCAAAGGCGCCGAAAACGTCCTCGCCGTCAACACCGATCCGGACGCGGCCATCGTCGGGAAGGCCGACTGGGCGGTCGTCGCCGACCTCCACGAGGTCGTTCCGGCGGTCACCGAGGAGCTGGAGCGGCGCACCGAGTGA
- a CDS encoding GYD domain-containing protein codes for METYISLVNYTAEGVQHMDESPDRLDAAREVVESLGGELREFFLTMGQYDAVVVMAFPDAETATQAGITISGEGAVRTETLRAFPEDEYRELIAGLP; via the coding sequence ATGGAGACGTACATCAGCCTCGTGAACTACACGGCCGAGGGCGTACAGCACATGGACGAGAGCCCGGACCGCCTCGACGCGGCCCGGGAGGTCGTGGAGTCGCTGGGGGGCGAACTCCGCGAGTTCTTCCTCACGATGGGGCAGTACGACGCCGTCGTCGTCATGGCGTTTCCGGACGCGGAGACGGCCACGCAGGCCGGCATCACGATCTCGGGCGAGGGTGCGGTCCGGACCGAAACCCTCCGCGCGTTCCCGGAGGACGAGTACCGCGAGTTGATCGCCGGGCTCCCCTGA